A DNA window from Agarivorans sp. TSD2052 contains the following coding sequences:
- a CDS encoding glutamate-5-semialdehyde dehydrogenase, whose amino-acid sequence MSLQQLGQQAKQASFDLATLSTSQKNAALAAIADQLEAQQESILAANKIDLDAARQSGLSDALLDRLMLNSERLAGIASDVRNVISLNDPIGSEMDCRVLENGLRLSRRRVPLGVVGVIYEARPNVTIDIAALCLKTGNASILRGGKETFHSNMALVEVIQSALKQSGLPAAAVQYIAKPDRELVAELLRLDEYVDMIIPRGGAGLHKMCQENSTIPVIIGGFGISHIYVDNSVDVAAALNVIENSKVQRPSACNALDSLLVDQNVAAELLPMLADCMNNSSVKLVATENAMAGLANAKDLQAAGDGDFDTEWLSYTLGVKVVADVEEAIAHMRTHNASHSDAILSNNLNAVERFVNAAGSAAVYVNASTRFTDGAQFGLGAEVAVSTQKLHARGPMGLEELTSYKWIGVGDMLARP is encoded by the coding sequence ATGAGTTTACAACAACTAGGTCAACAGGCTAAACAAGCCAGCTTTGATTTGGCCACCTTAAGTACTAGCCAAAAAAACGCAGCCTTGGCGGCCATTGCTGATCAGCTTGAAGCTCAGCAAGAAAGCATTTTGGCGGCTAACAAAATTGATTTAGACGCAGCTCGCCAATCGGGTTTATCTGACGCTTTACTCGACCGCTTAATGCTAAACAGTGAGCGACTAGCCGGTATTGCTAGCGATGTTCGCAACGTTATTTCGCTGAACGATCCTATCGGTAGCGAAATGGATTGCCGCGTATTAGAAAATGGCCTGCGCTTATCGCGCCGCCGTGTGCCGCTTGGCGTAGTAGGGGTTATTTATGAAGCCCGCCCTAACGTAACTATTGATATCGCAGCGCTATGTTTAAAGACCGGCAACGCCAGTATTTTGCGTGGCGGTAAAGAGACCTTCCACTCAAACATGGCCTTGGTTGAGGTGATTCAATCAGCACTTAAACAAAGTGGGTTACCAGCAGCGGCTGTGCAATACATCGCCAAACCAGACCGTGAGCTGGTGGCCGAGTTATTACGTTTAGACGAATATGTAGATATGATTATTCCTCGTGGTGGCGCTGGTTTGCACAAAATGTGTCAAGAGAACAGTACCATCCCTGTGATCATTGGCGGCTTTGGTATTAGCCATATTTATGTAGATAACTCGGTTGATGTGGCTGCTGCTCTCAATGTTATTGAGAATTCAAAAGTTCAGCGTCCATCGGCATGTAATGCCTTAGACAGCCTGTTAGTTGACCAAAACGTAGCTGCCGAGTTGCTGCCAATGTTGGCCGATTGCATGAACAATTCATCGGTTAAGTTAGTGGCTACCGAAAATGCTATGGCTGGCTTAGCAAATGCCAAAGATTTGCAAGCGGCAGGCGACGGTGACTTTGATACCGAATGGCTAAGCTACACCTTGGGCGTAAAAGTGGTGGCAGATGTAGAAGAAGCGATTGCTCACATGCGTACCCATAACGCTAGCCACTCAGATGCGATATTGTCGAATAACTTAAATGCCGTAGAGCGTTTTGTGAATGCTGCGGGTTCTGCCGCGGTATATGTAAATGCCTCTACTCGCTTTACCGACGGTGCCCAGTTTGGTTTAGGTGCCGAAGTAGCAGTATCTACCCAGAAGCTACATGCTCGCGGCCCTATGGGCTTAGAAGAGTTAACCTCTTACAAGTGGATTGGTGTTGGCGACATGTTAGCTCGCCCTTAA
- a CDS encoding SDR family oxidoreductase, whose translation MSKPLVVITGASSGIGEACAKTLSAAGHPLLLVARRIERLEALNLPNTLCRKVDVTELADFEQAIKDAEALYGPVDMLLNNAGVMLLGAAHEQAPSEWKTMLDVNVMGLLNGIHLVLAGMKQRQQGTIINVSSIAGRKTFPSHAAYCGTKFAVHAISENIREEVAGDNVRVTVIAPGAVETELLSHTTSQEIKDGYEVWKEEMGGVLNTQNIADAVAYAYGQPQNVCIREVVLAATGQPA comes from the coding sequence ATGTCTAAGCCTTTAGTTGTTATTACTGGTGCCAGTTCTGGAATTGGCGAAGCATGTGCAAAAACCTTGTCGGCTGCGGGTCACCCGCTGTTATTGGTAGCGCGTCGTATTGAGCGATTAGAAGCGCTAAACCTGCCAAATACCCTTTGTCGTAAAGTAGATGTCACTGAACTTGCCGACTTTGAGCAAGCAATTAAAGATGCCGAAGCCTTGTATGGCCCAGTAGATATGTTGTTAAACAATGCCGGAGTCATGCTATTGGGAGCGGCTCACGAGCAAGCTCCTAGCGAGTGGAAAACCATGTTGGACGTAAACGTTATGGGCTTACTTAATGGTATTCACTTGGTATTAGCAGGCATGAAGCAGCGCCAGCAAGGCACTATTATCAACGTGAGTTCAATTGCTGGGCGTAAAACCTTTCCTAGTCATGCTGCGTATTGCGGTACTAAGTTTGCGGTACACGCGATCAGTGAGAACATTCGTGAAGAAGTCGCTGGTGATAATGTGCGGGTAACCGTCATTGCCCCTGGTGCAGTAGAAACTGAATTACTTAGCCATACCACTAGCCAAGAAATTAAAGACGGCTACGAAGTATGGAAAGAAGAAATGGGCGGCGTATTAAATACCCAAAACATTGCAGACGCTGTAGCTTACGCTTATGGCCAGCCGCAAAACGTGTGTATTCGTGAAGTGGTGCTAGCAGCCACTGGTCAACCTGCTTAG
- a CDS encoding sigma-54-dependent Fis family transcriptional regulator translates to MTARALLSTTLDASWSRSQSAGLSEWHSPEELRLDKSQLQQRLHKHRGLIELVDRYAFPLFEQLMAHRSSRLILSDIDGFVIDFWGAEKYADKLANIALETGVNWSENYKGTNAIGTAIAMQQPVSVIGEQHFIKHHRFMSCSASPIFSPKGEMVAVLDITSEQHRHNQQTMLLISSLAQQVETAMLCQLPDSHYRIDVAPQAHLLDSGWQGIVVADSEGKILGHNPMAQQLIKRMKIGESIDFHLGEQWHQSASNKQTKLHLQTKALKPAHSVVSSVKNASNPSLLAADDARMQKAWWHANKVIAKSIPLLILGETGVGKEQFVKRLHKYSGRSQQVLQAVNCAALPTDLLEAELFGYQAGAFTGANPKGYLGKIRQADGGFLFLDEIGEMPLAAQSRLLRVLQEREVVPVGGNQCYPVNIQVVAATHVDLQRQVKNGLFREDLYYRLNGLQIVLPALRERSDINALVSELHSKYSVAQTICSELNALLLGYDWPGNLRELDNFMQVACLMSEHKNVLQWDDLPESLQLKLSAMTKPSQPDNSNIKQCIDDNIARVYQHCKGNISKSAEQLGISRTTLYRKLKKLQLIR, encoded by the coding sequence ATGACCGCTCGTGCGTTACTTTCTACTACTCTTGATGCTTCTTGGTCACGCAGTCAAAGCGCTGGCTTATCAGAATGGCACTCTCCAGAAGAGTTACGTTTAGACAAAAGCCAACTGCAGCAACGATTACATAAACATCGCGGCCTTATTGAGCTGGTTGACCGCTATGCGTTTCCCTTATTTGAGCAATTGATGGCTCATCGCTCTAGCAGGTTGATTTTGTCTGATATCGACGGTTTTGTGATTGATTTCTGGGGCGCAGAAAAGTACGCCGACAAATTAGCCAATATTGCCTTAGAAACAGGGGTTAATTGGTCTGAAAACTACAAAGGTACTAACGCAATAGGGACAGCTATTGCAATGCAGCAGCCAGTATCGGTGATTGGTGAACAGCATTTTATTAAGCATCATCGTTTTATGAGTTGCAGCGCCAGCCCCATTTTTTCACCTAAGGGAGAAATGGTCGCAGTGTTAGATATTACCAGCGAACAACATCGGCATAATCAGCAAACAATGTTGTTGATTAGCAGTCTTGCTCAACAAGTGGAAACGGCCATGTTATGCCAGCTTCCAGATAGCCATTACCGTATTGATGTTGCGCCACAAGCGCATTTACTTGATTCGGGTTGGCAGGGCATTGTGGTCGCGGACAGTGAGGGCAAAATTTTGGGTCATAACCCGATGGCTCAACAACTCATAAAAAGAATGAAGATTGGAGAAAGCATTGATTTTCACCTAGGTGAACAGTGGCACCAAAGTGCATCCAATAAGCAGACAAAGCTGCATTTACAGACCAAAGCATTAAAACCTGCCCATTCGGTTGTGTCATCGGTGAAAAACGCCAGCAACCCTAGCTTATTGGCCGCAGATGATGCGCGAATGCAAAAAGCTTGGTGGCATGCCAATAAAGTTATCGCTAAGTCGATCCCTTTACTGATCTTGGGAGAAACAGGTGTAGGTAAAGAGCAGTTTGTTAAGCGCTTACATAAGTATAGTGGGCGTTCTCAGCAGGTTCTCCAGGCGGTAAATTGTGCTGCGCTGCCTACTGACTTACTAGAAGCTGAATTGTTTGGCTATCAGGCTGGTGCGTTTACTGGGGCTAATCCAAAAGGGTATTTGGGCAAAATTCGTCAAGCGGATGGTGGCTTTTTATTTCTAGATGAAATTGGAGAAATGCCTCTGGCTGCCCAATCCCGTTTATTACGCGTATTGCAAGAAAGAGAAGTGGTGCCAGTGGGCGGGAACCAATGCTATCCGGTGAATATTCAAGTGGTGGCCGCCACCCATGTTGATCTTCAGCGACAAGTTAAAAATGGGCTATTTAGAGAAGACCTCTATTACCGATTAAATGGTCTACAAATAGTGCTTCCGGCTTTACGGGAGCGTTCAGATATTAATGCCTTGGTATCAGAGCTACACAGTAAATATAGCGTAGCGCAAACGATATGCAGTGAACTCAATGCCTTATTACTTGGCTATGACTGGCCAGGAAACCTGCGAGAGTTAGATAACTTTATGCAAGTAGCTTGTTTAATGTCTGAACATAAAAATGTTTTGCAGTGGGATGATTTACCTGAGTCACTCCAGCTGAAATTAAGTGCAATGACGAAGCCATCGCAGCCCGATAATTCCAATATTAAGCAATGCATTGATGATAATATTGCGCGGGTATATCAGCACTGTAAGGGGA
- a CDS encoding beta-mannosidase, producing the protein MTQIILNQPWLLSSANYPEIKVACQIPGDNHSALLEAGLIADPYQARNEADVQWVGEANWTLSTRFELSASQLDSDFIDLQLGRVDTVADIYINQHLVAQCDNMFRLWSFNIKPYLKAGSNQLQVRFSRSDLAAKQRASTLPFAVPSSMGNNQIPYMNSLRKSQCHAGWDWGICLMVNGIYDPVEIKFTNQARLLAVQVEQQWHYNSVDVVVKVSHDSSCRSPIDIQFAEHALQIQPSTESSITEARFHIAEPQLWWPAGYGEQPLYLLQVTLAEQRIDKKIGLRKLDLDTRADSHGSAMTFVINDCPITAKGANWIPLDAMPSRQTAERYRHLLTDAKTANMNMLRVWGGGQYEADEFYQLCDELGLMVWQDMMFACSLYPSTDDFVANVQLELSDQIQRLRDHSCIVLWCGDNEVIGAINWYPESKANRERYVVNYDRLNRAIQQTVEQHDASRVFWPSSPCNGALDYGDAWHDDSKGDMHFWDVWHSGKSFSAYQQIKPRFCSEFGYQSWPSLAEVKSFVPKGDWNICSPTFEAHQKNPSGNSIITEMFTRMFRFPANFEQMLYLSQVQQALAIKTACDYWRANSPQCRGMLYWQLNDNWPVSSWSSIEYSGRWKQLHYHAKRFFAPQYPSFIEDEQGLELRIINDSPKTKSIKVYLQRVNWQGKVEFSEQLALSLEPDANVSAWQCAKAQLDEWRTQGFLIVSLTCEGSRVQNTWVGDNYKNLPLAKAKVSCAVDESTRTIILLADKPAFFVHLESDAPGRFSDSSITLLANQPQTIKYLGDDFASMVSSLRVYHLADSY; encoded by the coding sequence ATGACGCAGATAATCCTAAACCAACCATGGCTGTTAAGTTCTGCTAATTACCCAGAGATTAAGGTAGCTTGCCAGATTCCCGGTGATAACCATTCGGCATTGCTTGAGGCGGGTTTAATTGCCGATCCTTACCAAGCCCGTAATGAAGCAGATGTTCAGTGGGTGGGTGAGGCTAATTGGACGCTATCTACTCGCTTTGAGTTAAGCGCTTCGCAGCTCGACAGCGACTTTATCGATTTACAACTAGGGCGTGTAGATACCGTTGCCGATATCTATATTAACCAGCATTTAGTTGCGCAATGCGACAATATGTTTCGTTTGTGGTCTTTTAATATTAAGCCTTATTTAAAGGCTGGCAGTAATCAGCTGCAAGTACGGTTTTCCCGTTCTGATTTAGCCGCAAAGCAACGAGCAAGTACTTTACCCTTTGCCGTCCCATCTTCCATGGGCAACAACCAAATTCCTTATATGAACAGTTTACGCAAGTCGCAGTGCCACGCTGGCTGGGATTGGGGGATTTGCTTGATGGTGAATGGTATTTACGATCCAGTGGAAATTAAGTTCACTAACCAAGCTCGATTGTTAGCTGTGCAGGTTGAGCAGCAGTGGCATTACAACAGTGTGGATGTAGTGGTTAAGGTTAGTCATGACTCATCTTGCCGCTCACCAATTGATATTCAATTTGCAGAGCATGCCTTGCAAATACAGCCCTCAACTGAATCATCCATTACGGAGGCGCGATTCCACATTGCGGAGCCACAGCTATGGTGGCCAGCTGGTTATGGTGAGCAGCCTTTGTATTTGCTGCAAGTTACGTTAGCTGAGCAGCGCATTGATAAGAAAATTGGCTTGCGAAAACTAGATCTAGATACGCGAGCCGATAGCCATGGTTCTGCAATGACCTTTGTGATTAACGATTGCCCCATTACCGCCAAAGGCGCTAACTGGATCCCGCTTGATGCGATGCCATCTAGGCAAACAGCAGAGCGTTATCGCCATCTATTAACTGATGCTAAAACCGCCAATATGAATATGTTACGGGTTTGGGGCGGCGGCCAATACGAGGCTGACGAGTTTTATCAACTGTGTGATGAGTTAGGCTTAATGGTGTGGCAAGACATGATGTTTGCTTGCTCATTGTATCCATCTACCGATGACTTTGTGGCCAATGTGCAGCTAGAGTTAAGTGACCAAATTCAACGTTTACGCGACCATAGCTGCATTGTGCTGTGGTGTGGCGACAACGAAGTGATTGGCGCAATTAACTGGTACCCAGAATCCAAAGCTAATCGAGAGCGCTATGTGGTGAATTACGACAGGCTTAATCGCGCTATTCAACAGACGGTAGAACAGCATGATGCTAGCCGGGTATTTTGGCCTAGTTCGCCCTGTAATGGCGCATTAGATTATGGTGATGCGTGGCATGATGACAGTAAAGGCGATATGCACTTCTGGGATGTTTGGCATTCGGGTAAATCTTTCTCTGCTTACCAACAAATTAAGCCTCGTTTTTGCTCTGAGTTTGGCTATCAATCTTGGCCTTCATTGGCCGAGGTGAAAAGTTTTGTGCCCAAAGGTGACTGGAATATTTGCTCACCCACTTTTGAAGCTCATCAAAAGAACCCTAGTGGTAATAGCATTATTACCGAGATGTTTACGCGGATGTTCCGCTTTCCGGCAAACTTTGAACAAATGCTTTATTTGAGCCAAGTGCAACAAGCATTGGCGATAAAAACGGCCTGTGACTATTGGCGAGCCAATAGCCCCCAATGCAGAGGCATGCTGTATTGGCAGCTTAATGATAATTGGCCCGTGAGCTCGTGGTCGAGTATTGAATATAGCGGTCGTTGGAAGCAGCTTCATTACCATGCGAAGCGTTTTTTTGCTCCTCAATACCCGAGCTTTATTGAGGATGAGCAGGGTTTGGAACTGCGAATTATTAACGACAGCCCCAAAACCAAGTCTATTAAGGTGTACCTTCAGCGAGTGAACTGGCAAGGCAAGGTGGAATTTAGCGAGCAGTTGGCCTTAAGCCTTGAGCCAGATGCCAATGTGTCAGCGTGGCAATGTGCTAAAGCGCAACTTGATGAGTGGCGTACGCAAGGCTTTTTGATTGTTTCACTCACATGTGAGGGTTCTCGCGTTCAAAATACTTGGGTAGGGGATAACTACAAAAACTTACCTTTAGCTAAGGCTAAAGTCTCTTGCGCGGTGGATGAAAGTACTAGAACCATTATTTTGTTAGCAGATAAGCCGGCGTTTTTTGTTCATTTAGAAAGTGATGCTCCGGGTCGCTTTTCTGATTCAAGCATTACTTTGTTGGCTAATCAGCCGCAAACTATCAAATATTTGGGTGATGACTTTGCATCAATGGTGAGTAGTTTGCGGGTTTATCATCTGGCGGATAGCTATTAG
- a CDS encoding SixA phosphatase family protein, with protein sequence MTRQLWLIRHANSSWDDPSLSDKQRPLAERGQKAAQLMASHYASQFSQLESVHYSPALRAQQTCEYWLAQRSQYLKGREVEVDLQTCCENSLYTFRWADLLVHIQSLPKQINKIALVGHNPAFEDLVNYLTGEDLIKFPTASLAVIEAELDWQDWSEQSAYLSLFDTPKFLVARL encoded by the coding sequence ATGACTCGACAGCTTTGGTTAATTCGCCATGCTAATTCCAGTTGGGATGACCCAAGTTTAAGTGACAAACAACGCCCCTTAGCAGAGCGCGGCCAAAAAGCCGCACAGCTTATGGCAAGCCACTACGCTAGCCAGTTTTCTCAGCTTGAATCAGTACATTACTCACCAGCACTGCGTGCCCAGCAAACTTGTGAATACTGGCTAGCACAGCGCAGCCAATACCTTAAAGGTAGAGAAGTAGAAGTTGACCTTCAAACTTGTTGTGAAAACAGCCTATATACTTTTCGCTGGGCAGATTTGCTGGTACATATTCAAAGCTTGCCTAAGCAAATAAACAAAATTGCGCTAGTAGGGCATAACCCAGCCTTTGAAGACCTCGTTAACTACTTAACGGGTGAAGACTTAATCAAGTTTCCTACCGCCAGCCTAGCGGTAATTGAGGCTGAGTTAGATTGGCAAGATTGGAGTGAGCAAAGCGCCTATTTAAGTTTGTTTGATACGCCAAAATTTTTGGTAGCAAGGTTGTAG
- the exaC gene encoding acetaldehyde dehydrogenase ExaC, translating into MVYTQPGKAGSLITFKEQYDNFIGGEWVAPQNKQYFDNRSPVNGEVYCKVARSDAHDIGLALDAAHAARESWGNTSVAERSNMLLRIADRIEQNLEYLAVAEAWENGKAIRETLNADLPLVVDHFRYFAGCIRAQEGGAADLDATTVSYHFPEPLGVVGQIIPWNFPLLMAAWKLGPALAAGNCVVLKPAEQTPASILVLMELIEDLVPKGVINVVNGFGEEAGQALAISPRIAKLAFTGSTEIGQHILKCAADSLIPSTVELGGKSPNVIFADVMEHEDEYLDKTIEGLLLAFFNQGEVCTCPSRALIQESIYDKFMLRVLERVKTIKQGDPLDTDTQVGAQVSKEQLDRIMSYLAIGKNEGAELLTGGITANLSGEHNNGYYVSPTILKGTNDMRIFQEEIFGPVISVTTFKDEAEALQIANDSEYGLGAGVWTRDMNLAQRMGRNIQAGRVWINCYHAYPAHAAFGGYKRSGIGRETHKVAISHYQNTKNLLVSYDINPLGFF; encoded by the coding sequence ATGGTTTACACACAACCAGGTAAAGCAGGTTCACTCATTACTTTTAAAGAGCAATACGACAACTTTATTGGTGGCGAATGGGTTGCGCCACAAAACAAGCAATACTTTGACAACCGCTCACCGGTGAACGGTGAGGTGTATTGTAAAGTGGCAAGATCAGACGCTCACGATATTGGCCTAGCACTTGATGCCGCTCACGCAGCCCGAGAAAGCTGGGGCAATACTTCAGTAGCCGAGCGCTCCAATATGTTACTGCGCATTGCCGATAGAATTGAGCAAAACCTCGAGTATTTAGCCGTTGCTGAGGCTTGGGAAAACGGTAAAGCTATTCGAGAAACCTTAAACGCTGATTTACCTCTAGTGGTTGACCACTTCCGTTATTTTGCGGGCTGTATACGCGCCCAAGAAGGTGGCGCAGCTGATCTTGATGCAACAACGGTCAGTTATCACTTCCCTGAGCCCTTAGGTGTTGTGGGCCAAATCATCCCTTGGAACTTCCCATTACTGATGGCCGCCTGGAAGTTAGGTCCAGCCTTAGCTGCTGGCAATTGTGTGGTGCTAAAACCTGCCGAGCAAACTCCCGCTTCAATATTGGTATTAATGGAGCTGATTGAAGATTTAGTGCCCAAAGGGGTGATTAATGTAGTGAATGGTTTTGGTGAAGAGGCAGGCCAAGCGTTAGCCATTAGCCCGCGAATAGCTAAACTTGCCTTTACTGGCTCCACTGAGATTGGCCAACATATATTGAAATGTGCAGCGGATTCATTAATCCCTTCTACGGTAGAGCTGGGTGGTAAATCGCCTAACGTTATTTTTGCCGATGTTATGGAGCATGAAGATGAGTACTTAGACAAAACCATTGAAGGTTTACTACTGGCCTTTTTCAATCAAGGCGAAGTATGTACTTGTCCCTCTCGCGCCCTTATTCAAGAATCTATTTACGACAAATTTATGCTGCGGGTTTTAGAGCGAGTAAAAACCATTAAACAAGGAGACCCTCTAGACACCGACACCCAAGTCGGCGCACAAGTATCGAAAGAGCAGCTCGATAGAATTATGAGCTACTTAGCAATTGGCAAAAACGAAGGGGCTGAGTTATTAACAGGAGGGATTACCGCCAACTTAAGCGGAGAGCACAATAACGGTTACTACGTTAGCCCGACAATTCTAAAAGGCACCAATGACATGCGAATATTCCAAGAGGAAATATTCGGACCAGTGATTTCTGTGACTACCTTTAAAGATGAAGCTGAAGCGCTACAAATAGCCAACGATAGTGAATATGGCTTGGGAGCGGGTGTATGGACCCGCGATATGAACTTAGCACAGCGTATGGGCCGCAATATTCAAGCGGGGCGAGTTTGGATTAACTGCTACCACGCCTACCCCGCTCATGCAGCCTTTGGTGGTTATAAGCGCTCGGGGATTGGTCGTGAAACTCATAAAGTGGCTATATCCCACTATCAAAACACTAAAAATTTATTAGTGAGTTACGATATCAATCCATTAGGCTTCTTTTAA
- a CDS encoding LysR family transcriptional regulator produces MDVRLLKFFVAVFEERSMTAAAERCYVSQPSLSSAIKQLESELEVQLFIRHKRGVDLTDQAHHLYPLAVQALGQLNKMSSLFANLPASLPLKLANFHDISPSLLAKFIAHCKQQQPLFKFELLDVQDTQAQARLSLDVLKQEDELFIPLWDEDYVLCVPQQHELAKQQQVEIAALNNYDFIECVACEAHQQTLSLLASQGFAVNLVAKAQHKTQVKHLVSAGIGISFLPTGVLETSADLQQVKLLAPRMYRSIGLCIKASASAKPALAALIDAANTWSSHDKTS; encoded by the coding sequence ATGGATGTGCGTTTACTTAAATTTTTTGTGGCTGTTTTTGAAGAGCGCTCGATGACAGCCGCTGCCGAGCGTTGTTATGTCTCTCAGCCATCGCTATCTTCGGCGATTAAGCAACTTGAGTCTGAACTAGAGGTTCAACTATTTATTCGCCATAAGCGCGGGGTTGATTTAACCGACCAAGCCCACCACCTATACCCTTTAGCTGTTCAAGCGCTGGGCCAGTTGAATAAAATGTCTAGCTTATTTGCCAATCTCCCTGCTAGTTTGCCGCTAAAGCTAGCTAACTTTCACGATATTAGCCCCAGCTTGTTGGCTAAGTTCATTGCTCACTGTAAGCAACAACAGCCCTTGTTTAAATTTGAATTATTGGACGTTCAAGATACTCAAGCGCAAGCTCGGTTAAGCCTTGATGTATTAAAGCAGGAAGATGAATTGTTCATTCCACTGTGGGATGAAGATTACGTATTGTGTGTGCCTCAGCAGCACGAACTCGCCAAGCAGCAGCAAGTAGAGATTGCCGCGCTAAACAACTACGACTTTATTGAATGTGTGGCCTGCGAAGCTCACCAGCAAACCTTGAGCCTACTGGCCTCACAAGGTTTTGCAGTAAACCTAGTAGCCAAAGCCCAACATAAAACCCAAGTAAAACACCTGGTCAGCGCCGGTATAGGCATCTCATTCTTGCCTACAGGCGTATTAGAAACCTCAGCCGATTTACAACAAGTTAAGTTACTAGCGCCGCGCATGTATCGCAGCATTGGCTTGTGTATTAAAGCCAGTGCCAGTGCTAAACCTGCGCTGGCCGCATTAATTGATGCGGCAAACACATGGTCAAGCCATGACAAAACGAGCTAA
- a CDS encoding glycosyl hydrolase family 8 — translation MNIFSTNSSALVNTVRALAFCALPLGLASCASSADSTANNSVDMAKPSKATSTAPGAFYSGEYRNAFVELGIATPEQVTKKVNDTYQQLFYSDSRDEGGKAVFFPVGEDMGFIKDIGSNDIRSEGMSYGMMIAVQMDDQAMFNKLWKFSKTYMQHQDGWYQDYFAWHLEAKAPFTRKDNNPAPDGELYFAMALMFAEHRWGAGDGVFQYKDEANVILQAMVNKQETNSQVPMFNREAKQILFVTEKSLGLYTDPSYHVAAFYELFARWADEDNQLWADAAKVSRDYLYNASHPETGLYSEYAAFDGTPQKTSFNDISHKSGYDAFRVIGNIAMDHHWFNADPRQQELADRMISFYADEYKRKGQNYAVHEMDGKIVSEWGSSGQNAMNGTAAMITDSQDAKDFTQRLWKQATPTGKWRYYDGLLHMFSVLQMAGEYQIYGPTDATH, via the coding sequence ATGAATATTTTCAGTACTAACAGTAGTGCACTTGTAAATACGGTGAGAGCCCTTGCCTTTTGTGCATTACCTTTAGGTTTAGCATCATGTGCCTCTTCTGCAGACAGTACCGCAAACAACTCAGTAGACATGGCAAAGCCTAGCAAGGCAACAAGCACCGCGCCGGGTGCTTTTTACAGCGGAGAATACCGCAATGCCTTTGTTGAGTTAGGCATCGCTACGCCTGAGCAAGTCACCAAAAAAGTTAACGATACTTACCAGCAGTTGTTTTACTCTGACTCGCGAGATGAAGGCGGCAAAGCGGTATTTTTTCCTGTAGGGGAAGATATGGGCTTTATTAAAGACATTGGCAGTAACGACATTCGCTCTGAAGGCATGTCTTACGGCATGATGATCGCCGTACAAATGGACGATCAGGCCATGTTCAATAAACTATGGAAGTTTTCTAAAACTTACATGCAACATCAAGACGGGTGGTACCAAGACTACTTTGCTTGGCATCTAGAAGCTAAAGCCCCTTTTACCCGCAAAGATAACAACCCTGCACCCGATGGTGAGCTTTATTTTGCCATGGCGCTAATGTTTGCTGAACACCGCTGGGGCGCTGGCGATGGTGTTTTTCAATACAAAGATGAAGCGAATGTGATTCTGCAAGCGATGGTGAACAAGCAAGAAACCAACTCTCAAGTGCCCATGTTCAACCGTGAAGCAAAACAGATACTATTTGTCACTGAGAAAAGCTTAGGCCTATATACTGACCCTTCTTATCACGTCGCAGCCTTTTATGAACTCTTTGCACGTTGGGCTGATGAAGATAATCAACTGTGGGCTGACGCAGCCAAAGTTAGCCGCGACTACTTATACAATGCGTCTCACCCAGAAACCGGTTTGTACTCTGAGTATGCAGCATTTGATGGAACACCTCAAAAAACCTCATTTAACGACATTAGCCACAAATCAGGTTACGACGCCTTTCGTGTTATTGGCAACATAGCCATGGACCATCACTGGTTTAATGCAGACCCAAGACAGCAAGAGTTAGCCGACCGAATGATTAGCTTTTACGCTGACGAATACAAACGTAAAGGTCAAAACTATGCGGTACATGAAATGGATGGAAAAATCGTTTCTGAATGGGGCAGTTCTGGTCAAAATGCCATGAATGGTACCGCGGCAATGATCACTGATAGCCAAGATGCTAAAGACTTTACCCAGCGCTTATGGAAGCAAGCGACGCCAACCGGTAAATGGCGCTATTATGACGGTTTATTGCACATGTTCTCGGTATTACAAATGGCCGGCGAATACCAAATTTACGGACCCACTGACGCCACCCATTAA